A region of Moorena producens PAL-8-15-08-1 DNA encodes the following proteins:
- a CDS encoding DUF6753 family protein, translating to MAIYKEVSKQGIREMVGSNLSQENLSHIKQPESLSDLIDERDKTDYSLLEKLLEGRSDSFKAKILDLVVATEVDANDPLFLFLVATSSLEKILADTPKSLEQLFRSWEKDIQQMIDVVGQSTVDIHRQEISKAMGVREAWPKASAPLSANALQSAPKANASAIEQSKVTLESKSERQPCSYPPKGSMNFPVVKASPVTNITAICGAVVLSLLCGLGAGWGLSELSQPKLDPNGSRQLTLDEAATLNWAISKEGKLARNITKWNAGYLDNLECQKDAIDAGIRLNFGGKKATSGYCLLWVAPPSQRKYIEDNK from the coding sequence ATGGCTATTTATAAAGAAGTAAGCAAACAAGGAATTAGGGAAATGGTAGGAAGTAATCTTTCTCAAGAAAACCTCTCCCACATCAAGCAACCTGAAAGTCTGTCAGATTTAATTGACGAGAGGGATAAGACGGATTACTCTCTATTGGAAAAGCTGTTAGAAGGACGTTCGGATAGCTTTAAGGCAAAAATTTTAGATTTAGTTGTTGCGACAGAAGTGGACGCTAATGACCCGCTATTCCTATTTTTGGTAGCAACGTCCAGTTTGGAAAAAATCTTAGCAGATACTCCTAAATCCTTAGAGCAGTTATTCCGAAGTTGGGAAAAGGATATCCAGCAAATGATTGATGTCGTGGGGCAATCCACCGTGGATATTCACCGCCAAGAAATTTCTAAAGCGATGGGCGTTCGCGAAGCGTGGCCAAAGGCCTCAGCCCCGCTTTCAGCGAACGCTCTTCAGAGCGCGCCAAAGGCGAACGCGTCTGCCATAGAGCAATCAAAGGTAACCCTAGAATCCAAGTCAGAAAGACAGCCCTGTTCCTATCCACCCAAAGGGTCAATGAATTTTCCGGTTGTTAAGGCATCTCCTGTTACAAACATTACAGCCATCTGTGGAGCTGTGGTTTTGTCATTGCTTTGTGGACTAGGAGCGGGTTGGGGGCTATCTGAGTTAAGTCAGCCAAAACTAGACCCCAATGGTTCTAGACAACTAACCCTAGACGAAGCAGCTACCTTAAATTGGGCAATCAGTAAAGAGGGCAAATTAGCCAGAAATATAACCAAGTGGAATGCGGGCTATTTGGATAACTTAGAGTGTCAAAAGGATGCCATAGACGCAGGAATCCGGTTAAACTTTGGGGGCAAAAAAGCGACTAGCGGCTATTGTCTACTGTGGGTCGCCCCTCCGAGCCAGCGCAAGTATATAGAGGACAATAAGTAA
- a CDS encoding tetratricopeptide repeat protein has protein sequence MESRLPCDDSQYRERLAEAARQTFVPTLPNNIPDNVDDLARFPRAGEAAQLLEKGIEQHQRCQFFAARQSFQEALGIYAQLGNRRGQGKALSGMALTAYSLDNFPQAIKYSNKSLAIAKDIKDQRLEGQVLGILGNAYRHQGNHLKAIDYGQKSLTIMRQRQDRLGEVTALNNLGLAHKALGDFPRAMACQQQSLYVAQTLGLPELEERILRNLSNSCYSIGDYAQAIDYYEQRFAIAQQMGDRPLQGQILGKLGNACLALGDYIQGIYYIQQQLLKAQQIGNRRLEQQALGRLGKAYDALDNYGQAVEYYEQRLSIAQAIGDRKAAKKAIASLKAAYYSQGNYTKAMEYHQKNLAVTNP, from the coding sequence ATGGAGAGCCGGTTGCCGTGTGATGACAGCCAATATAGGGAGCGTCTAGCAGAGGCAGCACGCCAAACTTTCGTTCCTACATTACCAAACAACATTCCAGATAATGTTGATGACCTTGCGCGGTTCCCTCGCGCCGGTGAAGCTGCTCAACTTTTAGAGAAAGGGATTGAGCAGCACCAGCGATGTCAATTCTTCGCAGCAAGACAGTCGTTCCAAGAGGCACTAGGAATATATGCGCAATTGGGAAATAGACGGGGTCAAGGAAAAGCTCTGAGTGGTATGGCACTAACTGCTTATTCCTTAGACAACTTTCCACAAGCGATAAAATATAGTAACAAAAGTCTTGCGATCGCAAAAGACATCAAAGACCAGCGTCTTGAGGGTCAGGTTTTGGGAATTTTGGGAAATGCCTACCGTCACCAAGGAAATCACCTCAAGGCCATTGACTATGGTCAAAAAAGCCTAACTATTATGCGGCAACGCCAAGACCGACTGGGAGAGGTGACTGCCTTGAACAATCTAGGATTGGCCCATAAGGCACTAGGAGATTTCCCCCGAGCAATGGCTTGCCAGCAACAGAGCCTCTATGTTGCCCAGACTCTTGGGTTACCTGAGCTAGAGGAGCGAATTCTGAGAAATCTCAGTAACTCCTGCTACTCCATCGGTGATTATGCTCAAGCTATTGACTATTACGAGCAGCGTTTTGCGATCGCACAGCAGATGGGTGATCGTCCCCTACAAGGACAGATTCTGGGCAAGCTGGGTAATGCTTGCTTGGCACTAGGAGATTATATTCAAGGGATTTACTATATTCAGCAGCAATTGCTTAAAGCTCAACAAATAGGTAATCGCCGTCTAGAACAACAAGCCTTAGGTCGCTTGGGAAAGGCTTATGATGCCTTAGACAATTATGGCCAAGCGGTTGAATACTATGAACAACGCTTGAGTATTGCCCAAGCCATCGGTGACCGGAAGGCAGCAAAAAAAGCCATAGCTAGTCTGAAAGCCGCTTATTACTCTCAAGGAAACTACACCAAAGCTATGGAGTACCATCAGAAAAATTTAGCAGTGACTAATCCCTAA
- a CDS encoding 6-carboxytetrahydropterin synthase, with product MECVIKRRAEFSASHRYWLPELTEAENLQRFGLGSRFPGHGHNYVLFVFLTAQLDKYGMVENFSEVKTVIQREVTSQLDYAYLNEVWSEFQQTLPTTENIARVIWQHLVTYLPLLKIQLFEHPKLWADYQGNGMEVYLTISNHFSAAHRLAHPDLSDQENYQIYGKCARPNGHGHNYHIEVTVKGEMDPRTGMIVDLDSLHQVIDEYVLEPFDHTFLNKDIPYFARVVPTAENIAIYICQLLQQPIQELDVQLHKVKLIESPNNSCEVYCTPETTKPAATSSRETLLTLI from the coding sequence ATGGAATGCGTGATTAAGCGCCGTGCTGAGTTTTCAGCCAGCCACCGATACTGGTTACCAGAACTGACTGAAGCTGAGAACCTTCAGCGGTTTGGTTTGGGGAGCAGATTTCCTGGACACGGACACAACTACGTTCTGTTCGTTTTCCTGACCGCTCAGTTGGATAAGTATGGCATGGTGGAAAACTTTTCTGAAGTCAAAACGGTGATCCAACGAGAGGTCACCAGCCAACTTGACTACGCTTATCTCAATGAGGTTTGGTCAGAATTTCAGCAAACCTTACCTACTACCGAAAACATAGCACGAGTAATTTGGCAGCACTTGGTTACTTACCTACCACTACTGAAGATTCAGCTATTTGAACATCCAAAACTCTGGGCTGACTATCAAGGAAACGGTATGGAAGTATATCTGACTATCAGTAACCACTTTAGCGCTGCTCACCGACTAGCTCATCCTGACCTCAGTGACCAGGAAAACTACCAGATTTACGGTAAGTGTGCTCGTCCCAACGGACATGGACATAACTATCACATAGAAGTGACGGTTAAGGGTGAAATGGATCCGCGCACTGGCATGATTGTTGATCTAGACTCCTTGCATCAAGTCATCGATGAGTATGTCCTGGAACCTTTTGACCATACTTTCCTCAATAAAGACATTCCATACTTTGCCCGGGTTGTTCCTACTGCCGAAAATATTGCTATCTATATTTGTCAGTTGTTGCAACAACCAATTCAAGAATTGGATGTCCAACTTCATAAGGTGAAATTGATTGAAAGTCCCAATAACTCCTGCGAAGTCTACTGCACACCAGAGACTACCAAGCCAGCAGCAACATCATCTAGAGAAACTCTGCTGACCTTGATTTAG
- a CDS encoding J domain-containing protein: MSESNHYQTLDVHPHATTLEIKQAYRRLAKRFHPDSNSPTADPEKIIQVNAAYEVLSNPERRRSYDQKRNYFQDSLEHQNRQQRTAHAQRHYQHHRQKGKKTDAQLGYWLQQIYQPVNHRISHILEPLEAQLDELSADPFDDELMAEFEAYLEECGDHLHQAQSLFHSQPNPATVASAAANLYYCLNQLADGIEELKLFTLNYDDYHLHTGQELFRIASHLLWEAKDTVKDFW, from the coding sequence ATGTCAGAATCCAATCACTACCAGACTCTGGATGTTCACCCCCACGCTACGACCCTAGAAATTAAACAAGCCTACCGACGGCTAGCCAAGCGCTTTCATCCAGATAGCAACAGCCCCACCGCTGATCCCGAAAAAATTATCCAAGTTAATGCTGCCTATGAGGTACTCAGTAACCCTGAGCGACGGCGTTCCTATGACCAAAAGAGGAATTACTTTCAGGATTCATTAGAGCATCAGAATCGACAACAGCGAACAGCTCATGCCCAAAGACATTACCAGCATCATCGGCAAAAGGGAAAAAAGACTGATGCCCAGCTAGGGTACTGGCTGCAGCAAATTTATCAACCTGTAAACCACCGGATTAGTCATATCCTTGAGCCTCTAGAGGCTCAACTCGATGAACTCTCCGCTGACCCGTTTGATGATGAACTCATGGCAGAGTTTGAAGCTTATCTGGAAGAGTGTGGTGATCATCTCCATCAAGCTCAGAGCCTGTTTCATTCTCAACCTAATCCTGCCACCGTTGCCAGTGCTGCTGCTAACCTCTACTACTGTCTTAATCAGTTAGCAGATGGGATAGAAGAATTAAAGCTGTTTACCCTTAACTACGACGACTACCACCTACACACAGGTCAAGAACTGTTCAGAATTGCTTCCCATCTGCTCTGGGAAGCTAAAGACACAGTTAAAGATTTTTGGTAA
- the cysK gene encoding cysteine synthase A gives MRIAPNITELVGRTPLVQLNRIPQAEGCVARIVAKLEGMNPSSSVKDRIGVSMINAAEQNQWITPGKTILVEPTSGNTGIALAMAAAAKGYQLILTMPETMSIERRAMLRAYGAQLELTPGSEGMGGCIRRAQEIVETTSNAYMLQQFRNPANPKIHHFTTAEEIWQDTEGQVDFVVAGVGTGGTITGVAEAIKKHKPSFKAIAVEPAGSSVLSGGSPGPHKIQGIGAGFIPEVLKVEVLDEVITVTDDDAIAYGRRLAREEGILSGISTGAILSAAIQVGKRPENEGCLIVMIQPSFGERYLSTPLFQEPTATTD, from the coding sequence ATGCGAATTGCTCCAAATATTACAGAACTGGTTGGTCGGACGCCTCTAGTACAATTGAACCGTATTCCTCAAGCAGAAGGCTGTGTGGCTAGAATTGTAGCCAAGCTAGAGGGAATGAATCCATCTTCGTCTGTCAAAGACCGGATTGGTGTTAGCATGATCAATGCAGCGGAGCAGAATCAGTGGATTACCCCCGGCAAAACTATTTTGGTGGAACCGACATCGGGAAACACAGGTATTGCTCTAGCAATGGCAGCGGCAGCCAAGGGTTACCAACTGATCCTAACCATGCCAGAGACAATGAGCATAGAGCGACGGGCTATGTTGCGAGCTTATGGTGCTCAGTTGGAACTGACACCAGGTAGTGAAGGGATGGGTGGCTGTATTAGGCGAGCTCAGGAAATTGTAGAAACCACATCCAATGCCTATATGCTGCAACAGTTTCGTAATCCAGCTAACCCAAAAATTCATCATTTTACCACCGCTGAAGAAATTTGGCAGGATACAGAAGGACAGGTGGATTTCGTGGTGGCTGGAGTTGGTACGGGTGGTACAATTACTGGGGTTGCTGAAGCGATCAAAAAACACAAGCCCAGTTTTAAAGCGATCGCAGTTGAACCAGCTGGTAGTTCTGTACTTTCTGGAGGGTCTCCAGGACCTCACAAAATTCAGGGTATCGGTGCGGGTTTTATTCCAGAAGTACTCAAGGTTGAAGTTCTTGACGAGGTGATTACAGTTACGGATGATGATGCGATCGCATACGGTCGTCGTTTAGCCCGTGAAGAAGGAATTCTTTCCGGAATTTCCACTGGAGCCATACTATCAGCAGCGATTCAAGTTGGCAAACGTCCAGAAAATGAGGGATGCCTGATTGTGATGATTCAACCGAGTTTTGGGGAACGCTACCTAAGCACCCCCCTGTTCCAAGAGCCGACGGCCACCACGGATTAG
- a CDS encoding iron uptake porin — protein MSKLLLKSLLISPAVVGAALAFGTNQVQAANNANSLTAESKITTEAAPRQAVPVKTLAMGQAPLSANAAATDAPEVKDTAVFSTKMGSTLGEGTSTLVPKVDVPEAETKIAQAVPSASDNSQLLNQIQRYGKEGSNSQDQVTSVSQLRDVSPGDWAYEALRSLVERYGCIAGYPNRTFRGNRATTRYEFAAGLNACLNQIERLIAASTADFITREDLETLQRLIQEFEAELATLGARVDNLEGRVAFLEDHQFSTTTKLEGEVIFALTNNFGDFGEDDNNQVVFGDRVRLVLDTSFTGEDSLVTRLSAGNLNAFTAGGEITPELTQTFNTEIDGTGDGNDIGVDWLAYYGDIPIGPFGQVSTYIAAFGGRHDDYVPTLNPYFQDFDGGSGSLSTFSQQNPIYRIGGGAGLGVSFQLGLLESVIGPSTITLGYLAGNASDPDEGAGLFNGDYSALGQLNFNVNDRIGVGFTYVHGFHKEDSAIFSKGAGTDGIVGTRAANLNQEALLASRINDSADKVTNSYGAELAFRLTDKISFSGFFNYTDVIVIGEGGGEIWSYGGGLAFPDFGKEGSVLGFFGGAVPYSDLNEIETPIHIEGFYKYQLSDNISITPGVIWVINPEQSDDNDDAVIGTIRTTFTF, from the coding sequence ATGTCTAAACTACTGTTGAAGTCCCTACTGATAAGTCCTGCTGTAGTGGGTGCTGCTCTCGCCTTTGGTACCAATCAGGTACAGGCAGCCAACAATGCCAACTCGTTAACAGCTGAGAGCAAGATTACCACGGAAGCTGCCCCACGTCAAGCTGTCCCAGTAAAGACACTTGCGATGGGCCAAGCCCCGCTTTCAGCGAACGCGGCGGCCACAGATGCCCCAGAAGTAAAGGATACGGCAGTTTTTTCCACGAAGATGGGCTCTACCTTGGGTGAGGGAACATCAACCCTAGTTCCTAAGGTAGACGTACCGGAGGCAGAAACAAAAATAGCCCAAGCCGTACCCTCAGCATCAGATAACAGCCAGCTGTTAAATCAAATTCAACGCTACGGTAAAGAAGGTAGTAACAGCCAAGATCAGGTAACTAGCGTTTCCCAACTGCGGGATGTTTCCCCTGGAGACTGGGCTTATGAAGCTCTGCGTAGTCTGGTAGAGCGCTACGGTTGTATCGCTGGTTACCCAAACCGCACCTTCCGTGGCAACCGTGCTACCACCCGTTATGAATTTGCGGCTGGCTTGAACGCTTGTTTGAACCAGATTGAGCGTTTAATTGCTGCTAGTACTGCTGACTTTATTACCCGTGAAGACTTAGAAACGCTGCAACGGCTGATTCAAGAGTTTGAGGCAGAACTGGCTACCCTCGGAGCACGGGTCGATAACCTCGAAGGTCGAGTCGCATTCCTAGAGGATCACCAATTCTCCACTACTACGAAACTGGAAGGGGAAGTCATATTCGCCCTGACCAATAACTTTGGTGATTTTGGGGAAGATGACAATAACCAAGTTGTCTTTGGTGACCGGGTTCGTTTAGTTCTCGACACCAGCTTCACTGGTGAAGACAGTTTGGTAACTCGTCTGAGTGCTGGTAACCTGAATGCCTTCACAGCGGGGGGTGAGATTACCCCAGAACTCACCCAGACCTTTAACACTGAAATTGATGGTACTGGTGACGGGAACGATATAGGGGTTGACTGGTTAGCCTATTACGGTGACATTCCTATTGGTCCGTTTGGTCAAGTATCAACTTACATTGCTGCCTTTGGTGGTCGGCATGATGATTACGTTCCTACACTCAATCCCTATTTCCAAGACTTCGATGGTGGTAGTGGCTCTCTATCCACGTTTTCTCAACAAAACCCCATCTATCGGATTGGTGGTGGTGCTGGTTTAGGGGTTAGCTTCCAACTTGGTTTACTAGAGAGCGTGATTGGACCAAGTACTATCACACTGGGTTACCTAGCTGGCAATGCGTCAGATCCTGATGAAGGGGCAGGTCTGTTCAATGGTGACTATTCTGCCTTGGGTCAGTTGAACTTCAACGTCAACGACCGGATTGGTGTGGGCTTTACCTACGTCCATGGTTTCCATAAAGAGGATAGTGCCATATTCAGCAAAGGCGCGGGAACAGATGGTATCGTAGGTACCCGTGCTGCCAACTTAAATCAAGAAGCACTTCTTGCCAGTCGTATAAATGATTCAGCTGACAAGGTAACCAACTCCTACGGAGCAGAATTAGCGTTTCGCCTCACCGACAAGATTTCCTTTAGTGGATTTTTCAACTACACCGATGTGATTGTCATTGGTGAAGGTGGTGGTGAAATTTGGAGTTACGGCGGTGGTTTAGCCTTCCCCGATTTTGGCAAAGAAGGTAGTGTGTTAGGTTTCTTTGGTGGTGCAGTGCCCTATTCGGATTTGAATGAGATTGAGACCCCCATTCACATAGAAGGCTTCTACAAGTATCAGCTATCCGATAATATCTCTATCACTCCTGGTGTGATCTGGGTGATTAATCCAGAGCAGAGTGATGATAATGATGATGCTGTGATTGGTACCATCAGAACCACATTCACGTTCTAG
- a CDS encoding 4a-hydroxytetrahydrobiopterin dehydratase, which produces MAQLLSDAEIKAKASQLKDWSVEGKTLRSKKTFKGFVEAIAFVNKLVEPSEVAEHHPDLEISYNQVTITLTTHDSGGLTSKDFDLAQVISELS; this is translated from the coding sequence ATGGCTCAACTACTCAGCGATGCAGAAATTAAAGCCAAGGCGAGTCAGCTAAAAGACTGGAGTGTGGAAGGGAAAACCCTGCGTAGTAAAAAGACATTCAAGGGTTTTGTAGAAGCGATCGCGTTTGTGAATAAACTTGTTGAACCATCTGAAGTGGCAGAACACCATCCTGACCTAGAGATTTCCTACAATCAGGTAACAATTACTCTAACCACTCATGATAGTGGTGGATTAACTTCAAAAGATTTTGACCTAGCGCAAGTTATTTCAGAGCTAAGTTAA
- the psbD gene encoding photosystem II D2 protein (photosystem q(a) protein) — MTVAVGRAPSTRGWFDILDDWLKRDRFVFVGWSGILLFPCAYMALGGWLTGTTFVTSWYTHGLASSYLEGCNFLTVAVSSPPNSLGHSLLLLWGPEAQGDLTRWFQLGGLWSFVAFHGAFGLIGFMLRQFEIARLVGIRPYNAIAFSAPIAVFVSVFLMYPLGQSSWFFAPSFGVAGIFRFILFLQGFHNWTLNPFHMMGVAGVLGGALLCAIHGATVENTLFQDGDKANTFRAFNPTQAEETYSMVTANRFWSQIFGIAFSNKRWLHFFMLFVPVTGLWMSAVGIVGLALNLRAYDFVSQEIRAAEDPEFETFYTKNILLNEGLRAWMAPADQPHQNFEFPEEVLPRGNAL; from the coding sequence ATGACAGTAGCAGTAGGACGCGCCCCCAGCACCAGAGGATGGTTTGACATCCTCGATGACTGGCTCAAGCGCGATCGCTTTGTATTCGTCGGCTGGTCCGGCATTCTATTGTTCCCCTGTGCCTACATGGCTTTGGGCGGCTGGTTGACTGGTACCACCTTCGTTACCTCTTGGTACACCCACGGCTTAGCATCTTCCTACCTAGAAGGCTGCAACTTCCTGACCGTAGCAGTATCCTCTCCTCCCAACAGCCTGGGACACTCCCTGCTGCTGTTGTGGGGTCCAGAAGCCCAAGGAGACTTGACTCGCTGGTTCCAACTAGGAGGGTTGTGGAGCTTTGTGGCATTCCATGGAGCGTTTGGTCTAATTGGGTTCATGCTGCGGCAATTTGAAATTGCTCGTCTAGTAGGCATCAGACCCTACAACGCGATCGCATTCAGTGCGCCGATAGCAGTATTTGTCAGCGTGTTCCTGATGTACCCATTGGGACAGTCGAGCTGGTTCTTTGCTCCTAGCTTCGGAGTAGCGGGTATCTTCCGTTTCATCCTGTTCCTGCAAGGCTTCCACAACTGGACACTGAATCCCTTCCACATGATGGGGGTAGCTGGGGTACTCGGTGGTGCTCTGCTGTGTGCCATTCATGGGGCAACGGTGGAAAATACCCTGTTCCAGGATGGGGACAAAGCCAACACCTTCCGGGCGTTCAACCCGACCCAAGCGGAAGAGACCTACTCCATGGTCACCGCCAACCGCTTCTGGTCTCAAATCTTCGGAATTGCTTTCTCTAACAAGCGCTGGTTACACTTCTTCATGTTGTTTGTGCCAGTAACTGGCTTGTGGATGAGTGCAGTAGGAATTGTAGGTTTAGCATTGAACCTGCGAGCCTATGACTTCGTTTCCCAGGAAATCCGGGCAGCAGAAGACCCAGAGTTTGAAACCTTCTACACTAAGAACATTTTGCTGAACGAGGGTCTTCGGGCTTGGATGGCTCCGGCAGACCAACCTCACCAAAACTTTGAGTTCCCTGAGGAAGTACTGCCTCGTGGTAACGCTCTGTAA
- a CDS encoding energy-coupling factor ABC transporter ATP-binding protein translates to MTQPAIQVTEVGFNWPKGGTVLQSCSLEVPKGEFWMLLGTNGSGKSTLLRLLAGLLSPQSGEIYLAGSAGFVFQNPDHQLVMPSVGADVAFGLVAEKLDLAQVQARVKEALAAVNLLELERRPIYALSGGQKQRIAIAGAIARQCEILLLDEPTALLDPDTQMDLVSQVRNLVKSRGLTAIWVTHRLDELDYCDGAFLLDQGRVIDQGEPERLKQRLVSPNR, encoded by the coding sequence ATGACTCAACCAGCAATTCAAGTAACAGAGGTTGGCTTCAACTGGCCTAAAGGGGGGACAGTTTTGCAATCTTGCTCCCTGGAAGTCCCCAAGGGGGAATTTTGGATGCTCTTGGGCACCAATGGCAGTGGGAAATCAACCTTACTTAGATTACTGGCTGGTTTATTGTCCCCCCAATCCGGTGAAATTTACCTGGCCGGTTCAGCAGGTTTTGTTTTCCAGAATCCTGATCATCAGCTAGTTATGCCTAGCGTAGGTGCTGATGTAGCCTTTGGACTGGTAGCCGAAAAGCTCGACCTAGCTCAAGTTCAAGCCCGGGTAAAAGAGGCTCTTGCTGCGGTGAATTTACTAGAGCTAGAGCGACGACCGATCTATGCCCTCAGCGGTGGTCAGAAGCAGCGAATTGCGATCGCTGGTGCGATCGCAAGACAGTGCGAGATTTTATTGTTAGATGAACCCACTGCCCTACTGGATCCAGATACCCAGATGGATTTAGTGTCACAAGTACGAAATTTAGTCAAAAGTCGAGGATTGACAGCCATTTGGGTTACCCACCGTTTGGATGAGCTAGATTATTGCGATGGAGCATTTTTGTTAGACCAGGGTCGGGTGATTGATCAAGGTGAACCGGAACGCCTGAAGCAAAGACTGGTAAGTCCTAATCGCTGA
- a CDS encoding NYN domain-containing protein, with protein MSCSSPLAILLVDGYNVIGSWSFLKNTRDRDGLLSSRQELIETLANYSAFVGYDTEIVFDAHSLNTPNSREVITNHLSVYYTDFGETADTYIEKFCASYRNKLVQPTKRLIVATSDRAQQLTVVGYGAQCMSCQQLLSDVECTARRTRRKYRPQKSSRGRFLVNSLDAKAQQRLEQLRNSIK; from the coding sequence ATGTCCTGTTCTTCACCGCTGGCTATTTTACTAGTTGATGGCTATAACGTCATTGGCTCTTGGTCTTTCCTGAAAAATACCCGTGATCGTGATGGTCTCCTGAGTTCTCGCCAAGAGTTAATTGAGACCCTAGCCAATTACAGTGCCTTTGTCGGTTATGACACTGAGATTGTCTTTGATGCTCACTCACTCAATACCCCTAACAGTCGTGAGGTGATAACTAATCACTTATCGGTTTACTACACAGATTTCGGGGAGACAGCAGACACTTATATCGAAAAATTTTGTGCCTCATATAGAAACAAGCTTGTTCAACCAACTAAACGTCTGATCGTCGCTACCTCAGATCGGGCACAGCAATTGACAGTTGTGGGGTATGGTGCTCAGTGCATGTCTTGCCAGCAGTTGCTCAGCGATGTTGAATGCACAGCTCGTCGAACCCGCCGCAAATATCGACCACAGAAATCCTCTCGTGGTCGTTTTTTAGTCAATTCCTTGGATGCCAAGGCTCAGCAGCGGCTAGAACAGTTGCGAAATAGTATCAAGTAA
- a CDS encoding ABC1 kinase family protein, giving the protein MLTTDAPKPPRWQQPNYSPLARQIDIFTAAAQFMVYLWWDKVSANNSPKQRNRRAQWLVRKLLDLGPTFIKIGQALSTRPDLLSLEYVNALAQLQDRIPEFSVTDAISLIESELGEDIHGLYRDFEHFPIAAASLGQVHKARLHTGEDVVVKVQRPGLEKLFNLDFEIIHRLIRFANRFVPGTRKYDLDSITHEFFNLLYQEIDYIHEGKNAESFSQNFSNYPRISVPKVYWRYTTKKVLTMEYMPGIKIDDRQTLESLGINPKEIIQLGICCYLKQLLQDGFFQSDPHPGNMAVSTEGSLIFYDFGTMLEVKSMTKDQMLQTFFAVLRKDTDQVVNSLTYMGLIEPMSDLKPVKRLVAFLLEKFTEKPIELQAFEEISSELYLMFEQQPFRLPAQLTFILKSLTTLDGIARGLDPQYNLLAATEPFVKSLAVFQGRGNIVGELAKQARDFVKYNLRKASATELAIRRLEERLELGELQLRVRSVESDRTLKQITLALKSLIYASLTGFTLVAGTIFLSGPHSGWAIAAFAFSGFWFLILLRSLINLAIRERLDRLAQR; this is encoded by the coding sequence ATGCTCACAACTGATGCGCCCAAGCCACCACGTTGGCAACAACCTAACTATTCCCCCCTGGCTCGCCAGATCGATATTTTTACTGCGGCAGCGCAGTTTATGGTTTATTTATGGTGGGACAAGGTATCGGCTAATAATTCCCCCAAGCAAAGAAATCGTCGAGCCCAGTGGTTAGTTAGAAAGCTCTTAGACTTAGGTCCAACGTTCATCAAGATTGGGCAAGCACTATCCACACGCCCTGATTTACTTAGCTTAGAATATGTGAATGCCTTGGCGCAATTACAAGATCGGATCCCAGAATTTAGTGTAACCGATGCTATAAGTCTAATTGAATCAGAACTGGGTGAAGATATTCATGGTTTGTATCGGGATTTTGAGCATTTTCCTATAGCCGCTGCCAGTTTGGGACAAGTTCATAAAGCCCGATTGCATACTGGCGAGGATGTAGTCGTTAAGGTTCAGCGTCCTGGCTTAGAAAAGCTATTTAACCTAGATTTTGAGATTATCCATCGATTGATTCGTTTTGCCAATCGATTTGTTCCGGGAACCAGAAAATATGATTTGGATTCCATAACCCATGAGTTTTTTAACCTGCTCTATCAAGAAATTGACTACATCCATGAAGGGAAGAATGCTGAGAGTTTTAGTCAAAATTTCAGCAATTATCCTCGCATTAGTGTCCCGAAAGTCTACTGGCGATATACAACTAAAAAAGTTTTGACTATGGAGTATATGCCGGGGATTAAAATTGATGACCGTCAGACCCTAGAATCCCTCGGCATAAATCCTAAAGAAATTATTCAGCTGGGAATTTGTTGCTACCTCAAGCAGTTATTACAAGATGGCTTTTTTCAGTCTGACCCTCATCCTGGAAATATGGCAGTCTCTACAGAGGGCAGTCTGATTTTCTATGACTTTGGCACAATGCTGGAGGTCAAGTCCATGACTAAAGACCAAATGCTCCAGACTTTTTTTGCTGTACTGCGTAAGGACACTGATCAGGTCGTTAATAGTTTAACTTACATGGGGTTAATTGAACCCATGTCAGATCTTAAGCCAGTCAAGCGATTAGTTGCTTTTCTACTGGAAAAATTTACCGAAAAGCCCATAGAATTACAAGCTTTTGAGGAAATCAGTAGCGAACTTTACTTAATGTTTGAGCAGCAACCTTTTCGCCTACCAGCACAACTGACATTTATTTTAAAGTCACTAACAACTCTTGATGGGATCGCTCGTGGCCTAGATCCCCAGTATAATTTGTTAGCTGCTACTGAGCCTTTTGTTAAAAGCCTGGCTGTTTTTCAAGGGCGGGGGAATATAGTGGGGGAACTAGCTAAACAAGCTAGGGATTTTGTGAAATATAACTTACGTAAGGCTAGCGCTACCGAACTAGCAATTCGACGCTTAGAAGAGCGGCTCGAGCTGGGAGAGTTACAATTGCGCGTGCGTTCTGTAGAAAGCGATCGCACTCTCAAGCAGATCACCCTTGCTCTAAAAAGCCTAATTTATGCTAGTTTAACTGGATTTACTCTAGTAGCCGGTACTATTTTCCTGTCAGGTCCTCATAGTGGATGGGCGATAGCCGCCTTTGCCTTTTCCGGATTCTGGTTTTTGATTTTGCTGCGTTCTCTGATTAACTTAGCCATTAGAGAAAGACTGGATAGATTAGCTCAAAGGTAG